The proteins below come from a single Esox lucius isolate fEsoLuc1 chromosome 7, fEsoLuc1.pri, whole genome shotgun sequence genomic window:
- the cfap300 gene encoding cilia- and flagella-associated protein 300, whose product MVTNKHKPLHVMATVKSAFSFNLLPRKNFYFLQDKCTLQLLMKWSMLGRLSAQAYSFDQTFFPYNCHDFTLSFFRDPCVLANLRKIEAGAWVQMNSEVVCVESEVVPCTKVSMEMFDPLFSSGIIRPSGHIVKCLHNTHSDYDLLRQMLQEEDSEEYRVIELGERREFLFCLFKHLTLGGELCQYEDTISPYLETTRTIYRDLVSVQKDPETKQISVVSTVINVSALDASGVCYPSRDREDQTFCYLIVDPFRRHVCVFYHCYGVGSFTL is encoded by the exons ATGGtgacaaataaacataaacCGCTTCACGTCATGGCAACGGTGAAGAGCGCCTTCTCCTTCAACCTACTCCCACGAAAAAACTTTTATTTCCTTCAGGACAAATGTACTTTGCAACTCCTTATGAAATG GTCCATGCTAGGCCGTCTCTCAGCCCAGGCCTACAGCTTTGACCAGACCTTCTTCCCCTATAACTGCCACGACTTTACGCTG agcttTTTCAGAGACCCCTGTGTGCTGGCTAACCTCAGGAAGATAGAGGCTGGAGCCTGGGTTCAGATGA ACAGTGAGGTAGTGTGTGTTGAATCAGAAGTTGTACCTTGCACTAAGGTGAGTATGGAGATGTTTGACCCGCTGTTCTCCAGTGGAATCATCAGACCGTCAGGACACATCGTCAAGTGTCTGCACAATACACACAGCGACTACGACCTACTGAGACAG atgctGCAGGAGGAAGACAGTGAGGAGTACAGAGTGATAGAATTGGGTGAGCGGAGAGAGTTCCTGTTCTGTCTCTTTAAACATCTGACTCTGGGAGGAGAGCTGTGTCAGTATGAAGATACCATCAGCCCTTATCTGGAAACTACCAGAACCATCTATAGAGACCTGGTCAG TGTTCAGAAGGATCCAGAGACGAAGCAGATCAGTGTGGTGTCCACAGTCATCAACGTTTCTGCTCTG gaTGCGTCAGGTGTGTGTTACCCatccagagacagagaggatcaGACGTTCTGTTACCTCATAGTGGATCCCTTCAGACGACACGTCTGTGTATTTTACCACTGCTATGGAGTAGGATCATTCACCCTGTAA